ACACCATTGAAGCAAATAGCCGTTTCTTTGCCAGCATGGATGATGTGCCAAAACAAGCCATTTCAATGGGGATCAAATCAATCATGGCTTCTAAAATGGTTGTTTTAATGGCTTATGGCGAAGATAAAGCTGACGCTATCAATCAAATGATTAATGGACCCGTCACTGAAGAATTGCCAGCGAGTGTCCTTCAAAATCACCCTAATGTTGTCGTGATTGTAGATGAAGCCGCAGCAAGTAAATTAAACTAATAAACGTAAAGTCTGGGTTTTGACACTCGGACTTTTACTGTCTAAAAATCACTGATAACATGGTAAAATAGAACCATGCGTTTAGACAAATTATTAGGTCAGGCTGGTTTTGGGTCGCGAAATCAGGTTAAAAAATTAATTCGCAGTCACCAAGTGTATGTGGACGGTCGTTTGGCTGAAGCGGATAATCTCAACGTTGAGCCCAGTCTGCAAAAAATCACAGTATCAGGAAAACAAGTCAAACAGTCATCAGAGAAATATTTTCTTCTCAATAAGCCTGCTGGCGTTGTTTCAGCAGTGTCTGATAAAGAACATCAGACAGTGATTGATTTAATCAAAGAAGCAGACCGTGTTCCACAGCTTTATCCAGTCGGACGACTTGACCGCAGTACCGAAGGCTTGCTTCTCATTACCAATAACGGTCCGCTAGGTTACCGAATGTTACATCCCAAATATCACGTTGCCAAGACTTATTATGTCGAGGTTAATGCGTTTTTAGCTGATGATGCGCCAGCATTTTTTGAATTTGGAGTGTCCTTTGATGATGGAACGATTTGTAAGCCTGCTAAGCTTGAGATTATCACGGCAAGTACAGAAACAAGCTCTGCTTATGTCACGATTTCTGAAGGAAAATTTCACCAGATTAAAAAAATGTTTTTAGCCTACGGTGTAAAAGTGACCTATTTGAAACGACTAACGTTTGGAGAATTTCAACTGGGCGATTTACCAAGCGGACAATATCGTGAATTGACCTTTACCGAAAAAGAAATCTTGAAAAATTATCTGGATTAGGTGCTAGATGTTTTTCAGGATTTTTTCGAATAAAATAGGTAGGAGGTGTGATGTGTTATCAGCGCTTGATGAAAACGGAAAATTAGTATCCTTGTTAGATGGTATACCAGCTAACCAAAACTTTGTTTGCCCAGCTTGCCGCTCTGCTGTCCGTTTAAAAAATGGCAAAGTTATGCGTCCGCACTTTGCTCATGTTTCTTTGAATAAGTGTGATTTTTATAGTGAAAATGAAAGCAGTGAGCACCTTCAGTTAAAAGCGGCGCTTTATCATGCCGTGTCGCAGACTGAACAAGTCGTGGTTGAAAAAGTTTTACCAGACTTACATCAGGTGGCTGATTTATTTGTCAATGATAATTTGGCTTTAGAAGTGCAATGTTCGCGCTTATCAGAACAGCGATTATTTCAACGCACAAAAGCCTATCAAAGTCATGGTATTCAAGTGCTTTGGTTGTTGGGGGAAAAGTTGTGGCTCGGCAATAGTTTATCACCTTTGCAACGTCATTTTCTTTATTTTTCGCAGAATATGGGCTTTCATTTGTGGGAGTTGGATGTCACAAATCGGCTCATTCGTTTACATTATTTAATCTATGAAGATTTGCATGGAAAGGTTCACTATCTAACCAAGACTAGTTCATTTTCAGATGATATTATGGCATTTTTTCGACTTCCTTATCGGCAGCAGAAGCTTTCAACTTACGAGGTAAACCAAGACCAAACCTTATTAACCTATATTCAAAAACAGTTATCTTCTCGCCATTCAATTTGGTTAAAAAGGCAAGAAGAAGCTTATTTGCAAGAAAAAAATTTGCTAAGTTTGCCTTTAGCGGCTTATTTTCCACAAGTTCGTCCTTTTGATTTTGCTGAGGGGTTCTGTCAGATTTCCCAAGATTTATCACCGTTTTACGAAAATTTTCATCGCTTTTATCAAAATCAAACAGAAAAAGAACGTCAATGGCTTTATCCGCCAGCTTATTATGATAAAATGGTAAATAAACCTCAAAAAGGAGAATGTGATGTCAGATAATCGTAGTCATATTGATGAAAAATACCAATGGGATTTAAGCACAGTTTTTGCCACAGATGATGCTTGGGAAGCGGAGCTGGCTAGCCTTGATGGTGATTTAGAAAATGCTAAAGCTTACAAAGGGCGTTTGACAGCGTCAAGTAATGATTTGCTTGCTATTACGGAAAGTTACCTTGCCTTGTCGCGTCGTTTGGAGAAGCTTTATGTTTATGCTTCAATGAAAAACGACCAAGATACAACAGTAGCCAAATACCAAGAATACCAAGCTAAAGCAACAGCAATCTATGCCAAATTTAGTGAAATTTTTGCTTTTTACGAACCTGAATTGATGCAATTGTCTAAAGAAGCTTTTGAGGATTTCGTGGCAGAAACACCAGCTTTATCTGCTTATGCACATTTCTTTGAGCAACTTTTCAAACGTCAACCGCATGTTTTGTCACAGGCTGAGGAAGAATTATTAGCAGGTGCGCAAGAAATTTTTGGAGCTGCAGGAGAAACATTTGAGCTTTTGGATAATGCTGACATCATTTTTCCAATCGTTCTAGATGATAAGGGCAAAGAAATTCAGCTAACGCATGGTAATTTCATTACCTTGTTAGAATCAAAAAATCGTGATGTCCGCAAAGAAGCTTACCAAGCTTTGTATGCAACTTATGAACAATTCCAACACACTTATGCGAAAACCTTGCAAACCAATGTCAAAGTGCATAACTATGAAGCTCGTGTTCATCATTTTAAATCAGCACGTGAGGCAGCACTTTCGGCTAATTTTATTCCAGAATCTGTTTATGATACCCTGATTGAAACGGTCAATGCTAACCTGCCTTTGCTTCATCGTTATGTGGAACTTCGCAAGAAAATCCTTAAACTGGATGATTTGAAAATGTACGATATTCATACGCCACTTTCTGAAATGGATATGAGTTTTACCTATGAAGAAGCTTTGGCAAAAGCTGAAGATGTCTTAGCTGTTTTTGGCAAAGAATATTCTGAGCGTGTTCATCGTGCTTTTACAGAACGCTGGATTGACGTCCATGTCAATAAAGGCAAACGCTCTGGTGCCTACTCTGGTGGTTCGTATGATACCAATGCTTTCATACTGTTAAATTGGCAAGATACCTTGGATAATTTGTTTACCTTAGTTCACGAAACGGGGCACAGCTTGCATTCGACATTTACACGTGAAAATCAACCCTATGTTTATGGAGATTATAGTATTTTCTTGGCAGAAATTGCTTCAACAACTAATGAAAATATTTTGACAGAAACACTTTTGAAAGAAGTTGATGATGACAAAGCACGCTTTGCAATTTTGAATCATTATCTTGATGGTTTCAAGAGTACCATTTTCCGTCAAGCACAATTTGCGGAATTTGAAGATATTATCCATAAGGCAGACCAAGCTGGAGAAGTGTTGACGAGTGATTATCTCAACCAACTTTATGCCGACTTAAACGAGAAATATTATGGACTCAGCAAAGCAGACAACCCAGAAATCCAATACGAATGGGCACGCATTCCGCATTTCTACTACAATTACTATGTTTACCAATACGCCACAGGATTTGCGGCAGCTAGTTATTTAGCTGATAAGATTGTTCACGGTACAAAAGCTGATATTGACCGCTACCTTGATTATTTGAAAGCAGGTAATTCTGATTATCCGCTTAATGTGATTAAAAAAGCTGGTGTGGATATGACAACAAGTGCT
This sequence is a window from Streptococcus macedonicus ACA-DC 198. Protein-coding genes within it:
- the ytzG gene encoding Ribosomal small subunit pseudouridine synthase A, yielding MRLDKLLGQAGFGSRNQVKKLIRSHQVYVDGRLAEADNLNVEPSLQKITVSGKQVKQSSEKYFLLNKPAGVVSAVSDKEHQTVIDLIKEADRVPQLYPVGRLDRSTEGLLLITNNGPLGYRMLHPKYHVAKTYYVEVNAFLADDAPAFFEFGVSFDDGTICKPAKLEIITASTETSSAYVTISEGKFHQIKKMFLAYGVKVTYLKRLTFGEFQLGDLPSGQYRELTFTEKEILKNYLD
- the pepB gene encoding Oligoendopeptidase F, which codes for MSDNRSHIDEKYQWDLSTVFATDDAWEAELASLDGDLENAKAYKGRLTASSNDLLAITESYLALSRRLEKLYVYASMKNDQDTTVAKYQEYQAKATAIYAKFSEIFAFYEPELMQLSKEAFEDFVAETPALSAYAHFFEQLFKRQPHVLSQAEEELLAGAQEIFGAAGETFELLDNADIIFPIVLDDKGKEIQLTHGNFITLLESKNRDVRKEAYQALYATYEQFQHTYAKTLQTNVKVHNYEARVHHFKSAREAALSANFIPESVYDTLIETVNANLPLLHRYVELRKKILKLDDLKMYDIHTPLSEMDMSFTYEEALAKAEDVLAVFGKEYSERVHRAFTERWIDVHVNKGKRSGAYSGGSYDTNAFILLNWQDTLDNLFTLVHETGHSLHSTFTRENQPYVYGDYSIFLAEIASTTNENILTETLLKEVDDDKARFAILNHYLDGFKSTIFRQAQFAEFEDIIHKADQAGEVLTSDYLNQLYADLNEKYYGLSKADNPEIQYEWARIPHFYYNYYVYQYATGFAAASYLADKIVHGTKADIDRYLDYLKAGNSDYPLNVIKKAGVDMTTSAYLDAAFRIFEERLDELEALIEKGAQL
- a CDS encoding Competence protein CoiA, whose product is MLSALDENGKLVSLLDGIPANQNFVCPACRSAVRLKNGKVMRPHFAHVSLNKCDFYSENESSEHLQLKAALYHAVSQTEQVVVEKVLPDLHQVADLFVNDNLALEVQCSRLSEQRLFQRTKAYQSHGIQVLWLLGEKLWLGNSLSPLQRHFLYFSQNMGFHLWELDVTNRLIRLHYLIYEDLHGKVHYLTKTSSFSDDIMAFFRLPYRQQKLSTYEVNQDQTLLTYIQKQLSSRHSIWLKRQEEAYLQEKNLLSLPLAAYFPQVRPFDFAEGFCQISQDLSPFYENFHRFYQNQTEKERQWLYPPAYYDKMVNKPQKGECDVR